TAATCGTTTATTTTATCATATTGCTCTTTTGCCTTTTAAGTTCTGCTTCATACTCAGATATTTTATTCTCTAGTTCTTTAAGCTCACCTTTGTTTTTGCTTTCTAAGTACAATGTATAATTTCTGACTACAATATTTGCCTTATTGAGAACTTATTTCTTCTATTGATAAATCCCAACTTTGATAATCTTTCATATCACTTAAACGTATATCAAACTGTATTTTCTTTTCATAATTTAACTCAAACGATATAATGAAATAATCTATGTAATTTGTGTGTTCTTTTATTTCAAATTTTCTTACTCTTTCATCTTTCAATATTTCAGTTAATTCTTTTATCTTTATTCCATATAATTCAATAAGTTTCATTTTATTTCCTCATTTCTTTTTATACTTGTCTTTATTTAATATCTTCTCAAAAGTTGCTCTTTTATCATTTTTACTCCAAAGATTTCCAAAGAAACCACGTTTTTCCCAGTTTTTTAAATTAAACTGCATTCTATCCTTATTTTTCATACTTTCTCCTTTTTTTATTTTTCTTCCTAACCTTTTTCTACTGAACTACGCTAACACTATTACTTTTATTCCTACTGCTGCTAAAAATATTAAAGTACCTGAAATTAAAAGTGTAATATATAGTGAAAGCAAGTAACTTGTTTTGTTTTTTGCCTCCTTGTATTCATAAATAGCACTATTAAAGCAAGCTGTCATAAACAATATCGAAAATGCCATAATAGAAACTGAAAAGATCACTCCTGTTATTTTATATAATATTTCCATTATTTTTCCTCCTTAATAATCCCTCTATAATACCCATCTTTAAGCCTCTTTCTAAATAACTTAAAGTGATTGGGATAAACTTCTAAAAGCTCATAAACCAATCTTTCGTTCAAGTAAACAGGCTCTAGATGGTATTTCTCCAAAAATTCCTGCTTAGGAATGTTATGTATCTCCGTATGGTGATGTCTACATAAGCTCAAAAATCTTGTTTCTAATCCTGTATCGAACTCATAGCCACCAATTTCATTTACATTATCGTAATGCTCCAAGTCGACTGTATTGTATTCATTATGAGGTCTTCCATACACAGCATATTCTTTTTCTCAAACAACTTATAACGTATCTCTGTATATCTGGCACTATTTCCCTTATGTGCCTTGCTCTTTTATCCTTTGAATCTAATATACAAATTTACATCTTGCTCTATTGCAAACTCAATTATAAACTGTATAAAGTTTGTCGCCTGTTCCAAAGTCAAGGCATTCTTTTTCATCGGTGACAGGCTGAAGTTACTTATTTCGTATACTGTTCCGAACAGGGCTTTGAAATAGTTTTTTGTATAATCCAAACCCCAGCCTTTTGAATTTGCGAACTGGTCAAATAGGACATAGCAAAGTTTCATCTGGTCATCTGTTATAGTGTTCTGTGGTATTATCTCTATATCATATCCTTTCAGTTCTTCCTGCCACTCTTTTATCCTCTTTGCTGGCTTGTTAGTTGGATAAAAAAGCCTTATTTTCTTATTTTCTCTGTCGATTTCTGTGTAAGCCATTTATTTTTAGCCTTCCTTTTTTTAATAAATTTAATACCCTTAAATAAATTGGCATTAAGTTTTGCAAATTCAATATCACGGTTGTTCATTTCTGTATTGCATAATATCTTTTCTTTTATTCTTTTAAATGTTTTCTCTTTTTCATCCATCTCAATTCCTCAATTCTGCTTTTTCTATCCAGTTCTGAACATACAGTAAGGCATTTTTCAAATCTTTTCTCTTCACATCACGGTAACTCGCAACTCCAAATCTGTCTTTCAAATCTCTGTATATTGCTGAAAACATTAATTTTCTTTCTGCATCTACTACGTCAAGTCTTTGAAATACTCTTATAGATACTGCTTTTTGTAACTTTCTTTGTTCTGTATGATCTATTCTTATCTCGTTATCAACTTTGTTTTCCACGATGTCAATTCTATGCTTAACGCTCTTCATTTCATTTGCCTGCAATATGATCATATCTTCTACTGTCATTGGTTTTTGAAGCTGTTCGATTTTTTCGATAAGCTTAAACCTTGTTTCAGCATTATATCTTGCTCCAAGCTGCAAGACACCTTTGTAATTTAATAAAAAGGCAGGCTGTTTTCTGTTAAAATTATCCGTATATTCAGTCGGCACAAAAATGAGCCGACCTCTTTCTTCTCCCAATTTATCTATTTCATCCCTGATATCTCTTAAAATACTTTTGTGATCTTTTCCTGTTATTTCCGCCACTTCTAAACTTGTCAATGTATTTTTAGCTTCTATGTTTATTAATTCGTTCATTAATATTCCTCCTATTTTTTATTCAATAAATTGTTTCAAATTAGGTCTAAAATAATTTTTACCTTTTATTATCTTTCCATCTTCCCTGAAAACAGCTTCTCCATTTTCAAGTTTTGACATATTGCTTCTGTGGACTTCCTCGAATGCTTCCAAAATTAGTTCATCGTTAAACCAAGTTCTTTGTTTGTAATAATCAATTACAAAAACTGGTTGCCGTATGCCCCTAGTTCAAGTGTTGTGCCTATCGCTATATAATACATATCACAAATAGCATCTAATTTCTCTACATCTGTCTCAGCTTCTAAAAATTCCTTTAGTTCTTCATCAAACAATCTATTTCTTAATTTCATCCGCTCAATGCTTGTTGCTCTATATACTTCCTTGTTCAGATATTTCTCTTGTCCAAAAGCCACATAGAACTCCTTGACAAGTTTTTTCATTTTCTCCAAATATCTTATATCCATTTTTTTTAAATCTAATATTTCTGCATTTATCATTTTTTATTTCCTCCACTTCTATTTCAACTCTCGGATTTTTCTTATCCATTCCACCAACTCGGTCAATTGATTCTTTAAAATATTTTACATTGTCATTTTTAACAATCCCAAGTTCCTGCAAGGCATCGTTAAAAAATTTATCAATAACAGATGTTACGTTTTTTAAATCAGAATTATCATTTTTATAAAAATATTTATACCTTACTTGATAGCTTCCTTTTATTTTTTCTTTGTTGCTGAGTAGCTTCAATCTGATTAATTCGTGATACGCTTTCTTGACTTCATTAATTTGAAATCCGTTTGCTCTTTGATACCAGTTCATACCGATAAGTGTCTGCTGTTTTTTATTTACGTTCCAGTAAACTGGTAATTCCAACCTAATCACCATAAATCACCTCATGTACCTTCAGAATTTTTAAAGGCTCTTCAATTTTCCAGGGGCATTTAATATCAGCAATTAAAGTTGTCCCCTTGCTGAACTTGTAATACCCTCCTGCACATCGTTCCAGAATCTGTCATCTGCAATCTCTGTGTTTCCATATAAGTCCTCGTTGTGATACAATTTCCACCCTTTGCGGTCATTAAAATCTATCACTATTACTTTTGCTTTTATTTTTCTTTTAGCATTTTTTATTTCCTCCTTATTTTATTTCATCTTGACTTTCATCATTTTCTCCACCATTCTATATATTCTCCCTTTGTGATATAATATTAGCGACAATAATTTTATACAGAAAGGGTGTTTTTCATAGACAATATTGATATAAAGATTTTAAAATTTATTAATAAATATGAAGTTGTTCCACGACATAAAATTTTCAAGAAATTTCCAGAATATAAATTTGATACATCTTTTCGATTGGAAAATCTCGAAAAATTTGATAGTATTCAAATTAATGATATTTCAATTTTTGTGTCCCATATATTTGTAGATTATATAAAAACACAAAAATTCTTTTGGTAAAATCTCCTATGTCGAAACAGAATTCTATTTTTTATCAAATTTATCAAAAAAAATTTAAAAAAAATCTCGTTTCAGCATTTTTAATAACAAACTTAAAGATTTTATTTTTGATTTAATAAAAATATTAAAGAATAAGTAATTTTCTTACTAACAATATAGTGATTGTTGTAATAATAGCAATCACTATTGATAAAAAATTAAAAATAAAATTTCTTTATAAATCAAAGATCTTTGTTCAACACTTTTTTCTGCTTTTATTTCTTGCAATTCCAATGTTTCTAAAATAAAACCAATTCTTCTTTTTCATATTTTTTTCTTCAAATATTTTTTTTAGTTTTTCTGTCTGTTCAAAAAATCTTCTGGAAGACCTTTAAAACATATTACTTTACCTTCCAATTGATTTATTTTATCCATTATTCCTCCTAATATAATTCCTCAAAGTCTTTTTTGTATAAATCTTTTCTTCGGCTTTCCCAGCTAAATATATGTTTTACATTTACTGCGGATTCTGTCTAATAATTTATCGCTGCCGTTTATGTTAAAAAAACTTGATAATTGCTTAGCATCTAAATTTGTGTTTATTATTAGAGGCTTATTGTTCTCATAAATGAAATTCAGGATCATAAACATTTTTCTTTTCCCCAGTCGCTTAAAAATTCATTTCCCAGGTCATCAAAATTATCAATTCCGCTTTGGATAATCTGCTGAATAAAAATCATCATTCTCATTTTCAAAACTTTTATAGCTTTTTCTGATTTCTTCTAGCAAATCAGATAAAGTTGTCTTGTAAACAAGATATTTTTGATTCAAAACATTCATTATGCAAGTTGTATAATAAGTTTTGCCAGTTCCAGGATTACCGCTCATTAATATCCCAAGCCCTTTTGTTTGATTATTTCAAAGTTTTGCAATACTTCTCAAATGACTTTTAAATTCCATTTCCTTGGTTGATTTGACTTCTGCATTTTCAAATCTCTTATGCCAATCCTGTTCCATTAATTTTGATAAGCCCATATATTTTCAATTTCTTTCTCTTTAAAAATACTAGCTGATACACTTGGAGCACTAATTCCAGTCATCGAATCCCTTTGAGTAGTCTGGCTTATAATCATTGTGCTTGTCAAACCCTTTTTTCTCAGCATTTCCTGTATAGCTTCTCTTATTCCTTGTGTTTCCATTGTTATTTCCTCCTGTTTTTTGTTTTAAATAACTCTCAAACTTGTTTCCAAAAAGCGTTTCTGGACGCAAATATTTCTCCATATCTGTGCCTAGCCATTCTTTGCACTTCTTGTCTATAACGGTTTTAAAGTCTTCCAGCTCATATTTTCTCTTAGCCTTGCTTTTATTAGTTTTTGTGTTTTAGGTGATGTTGAACTATATTTTTCTTTTCCTGTACGTTCTGTTTTTCTGTTCAAATAATCTATCACCGAACTATATATATTATTTAATATATTAGTATTATTATAATTATATATAGTATTATTATTTGTCGGATTTTTTCCGAGTTTTTGACTCTTTTCGGATTTTTTCCGAGATTATTCGGATTTTTTTCCGAGTTTTCTTCAAAAGACGGATTTTTTTCCGAATTATTTTCTTTAAATTCATTCCAAGTTTTACCTTTTGCAGTAATTCTTATTAAATCCTTTTTACCTTGTTTAATATATTCAATAAGTCCTTTTTCTTGTAGTGCTTTCAAATTTCTGTAAACAGTATCAGACTTTTCAAAAAACATTGGCAGTTCATCTAATATCAAATTTCTTGATACAAAATAATATGTTTTATTCTCAATAATTTCTTCTTTTGCCCAAGCAGGTGCCTCGTAAAGCAAAAAAATAAAATTCCTTGAGTAGCTTTTATTTGCCACTCCATACATTTCGCATTGTTTAAATATGTTGAAAATCTCATCTTTTCCTCTCCTATATATTGTGTTTTTAAACATACTATGTTATAATAAACACAATATATAGTATCTTTTATTTTCTAGCACTCTTCGGAGTGCTTTTTTTGTTAATTAAATTTTCCCAGTCTCAATCTTTTCTGATCCCTTATTATGAAATATCCCTGACTGTTAAAGTATATTTCGTTTACTGTCGTTCTTTTTGTCCTGGAATCAAATAATAATATACTTGCTCCTGTTACTTTTCCGTGCCTCTTGCTAACCCTCTTAATCTTTTCCCTATTCCCTGTTTCTTCTAAGATATACAAATTTTCATATCTCAGACATTTCTCTAAAAATTCTTTAAACATTTATCCTCCTTGAAATTTATAATTTACTATGATATACTTTCTGTGTTAGCAATATCTTAAATTGAGTGCTAACATCCTAAAAGAAAGGGGGTACTTTTTATGCCTTTACCTGAAAGCCTTCAAAAATTGCTGAATAATCCTAATATCCAAAAAATGCAATTAATGATGAATTACCCAAGCGTCCAAAGAATGCAGCAAATATTTGACAACTATCCAAAAATAAACGAGTTCAGGGAAAAAGTTTATTATAGTAATTTGAATATTCAAATGCCGATTCAAATAATGGATTCCCAATTGCAAATTATAAAAAATTATTCTGAAGTTTATTCAAAAACGTATAATTGGAACAATATTATAAGTTCAGCTATCGGTGCTTACAATTCTACTCAAGAAGAGGAATTTGAAGTTGTTATCGAAAATTTTCCAGTTATTTTTTTGAAACCTCGATTAAATGAATATATCAGGATATTTCAAAACTTGGAAATTCCTGAAAATATTTCTGTTTATTTAGGATTTGCAAGTTATATTTTCTTTGGCTTGCACCATATGCGACATTTGTTCCTGCTTTAGAGCCTGTTTTATTAGAAGTTCTCAAATGGATTGTTGAAGTTTTAAAATCTTTTGGTGTTATCGTTTTGGAATATAAAACTCCAAAGAAATTTGCTGAGCTTACTTTTTCTATTGGAACTCCTGCTTTTATTTCTTTTATTTTTTAGCTTTCTAAAAAGTAACGTACAAAATTGATTTAATCAATAAATACAACATTGCAAAAGGTAGTGAATACATCACTATCTTTTTAATTTTTCCTGAAAAATGATAAATTATCATAGAAATTATCAATGCTATTATATCTTTCATTTCTCTCCTTTCTTAACTCTTATTTTCATCTCAATACGCTAAATCTCCTTCACTTCTTAGATTTATAAATTTATATTAAGAATTTTAAAATAAAATACGTTATAATTCCTAAAACGATTAATATACTCGCCATCACTATTTTGTAAATATTTACAAAGAAAAACCTCTTAAATCTTACAGGTATATGAAACAGCAGTATATTAATCCAAAATTCAGCCACTATGGATATAATCTTTATCCATAGTTTTTTTATTTTCATCTCACACCTCCTCCCTCGATTCCTGAATTTTTTCTTGCATTAACGCAATGAAATTTTCAAAAAAAAATTAAAAGTCATCTATTATTTTTTCAACTTTTTTAATTATTTCAGAATTATTATTTTTTATTGCCAGCCTTAATCCCCAGTTAGAATACCCAATTTTATCCATTATATCTTTCCAGTAAATTTTTTTTTCTATCATTTTCATTCTGATTTGTGTATATTTATCAATTTTCATTTTTCACCACCTCTGTATTATGATACCACAATTCTTGCGTTAATGCAAGAATTTTTTGAATAAAAAGAGTTATTCCAATTTTGAAATAACTCTATAAAAATTAATTTTACTGACACTATTTGCTTGGAACTAATTTAATAGTGACACCTGAAACTGTTAATTGGACATCATCATTAAAATAGGCATTTTTAAATTCTTTTACATAGAATCCGTCCCCGCTCGTACCAAAAACTTCGTTGATACCACCCTCAAACATATTATCTGATGAAATATTCCCATTTCCTTTTACTGCGATAACATCGTAAATTCCACGTTCAATATCCTTTCCAACAACATAGTTACCACTACTGAAAGTATATTCTTTTTTGGCTGGATTTTCTTTGGGTTTTAAATTTTTGGTTTGTGCAGCCTTACTTGAAAGTTTTATAACTGCAGTGCCATTTACTGTAATAGAAATATCTTTTTTATCTAATTTTAAATTTTTAAATTCTTTAACACTTACACCATCATCTTGTGTTCCCATCACCTGATTGATTCCCCCATCATACATGTTACTACTTGAAACATTTCCAGTACCCTTAATAGCAGTTATATCGTAAATCCCAGCAGGAATATCTACTCCTACATAATGTCCTGCAGATAATTCAACTTCATAGGCTTCTGTTTGAGTGTTTTCTTTCTACTTTTTTTATTTGCTTTAGTTTCTTTGAGTTCTACCCTTTTCCATCTCCGCATGATGCGATTAAAACACCTAAACACAAAATCAACAGCATTTTTTTCATAAATTTCCTCCATTTATATTTTATAAATTATTTACTTTCACAAGCGATCCCATCTCTATCCCTGTCTAAATGTCTTGCATATCCAGGCTCACCCTTTTTGATATTTTATAGCCTTTTGATCTAGCTTCCTTACAATTTTTAAATATAATGTTTCCGTAAATGCATTAGTACTGATAAATGCTAATGTCAAAATTACAAATAATTTTTTCATTTTGATTCCTCCATCTTTTTATATTCCGAAACCAAAATTAACCCCAAATTTTATTATTTTATATATCTTTTCATTTCTTCCAACACTTGCAATCCTAAATCACAATTTCTAGCAACTTCATAACTAACTTCTTCTTGATATTTCATTAATTCTGCTGCAAATTCATTTGCTTCGTTTTCCAACTCTGGATTATAATTAAAAAATTAATTTTCATAAGAAGTTTATTTTTTGAACTGTGATAAATCGCATGTCCTAATTCGTGGCACAGCACAACTAACTTTGAATATTCGTCCAGTTTTTCATTTATAACAATGTATTTTCTTTTAATATTCGCCTAA
The window above is part of the Leptotrichia wadei genome. Proteins encoded here:
- a CDS encoding ImmA/IrrE family metallo-endopeptidase gives rise to the protein MKRKYIVINEKLDEYSKLVVLCHELGHAIYHSSKNKLLMKINFLIIIQSWKTKQMNLQQN
- a CDS encoding excalibur calcium-binding domain-containing protein; this translates as MKKGEPGYARHLDRDRDGIACESK
- a CDS encoding Rha family transcriptional regulator, translating into MNELINIEAKNTLTSLEVAEITGKDHKSILRDIRDEIDKLGEERGRLIFVPTEYTDNFNRKQPAFLLNYKGVLQLGARYNAETRFKLIEKIEQLQKPMTVEDMIILQANEMKSVKHRIDIVENKVDNEIRIDHTEQRKLQKAVSIRVFQRLDVVDAERKLMFSAIYRDLKDRFGVASYRDVKRKDLKNALLYVQNWIEKAELRN